Proteins found in one Tamandua tetradactyla isolate mTamTet1 chromosome 3, mTamTet1.pri, whole genome shotgun sequence genomic segment:
- the IHH gene encoding indian hedgehog protein: protein MSPARLRPRLRFCLLLLLLLVPAARGCGPGRVVGSRRRPPRKLVPLAYKQFSPNVPEKTLGASGRYEGKIARSSERFKELTPNYNPDIIFKDEENTGADRLMTQRCKDRLNSLAISVMNQWPGVKLRVTEGWDEDGHHSEESLHYEGRAVDITTSDRDRNKYGLLARLAVEAGFDWVYYESKAHVHCSVKSEHSAAAKTGGCFPAGAQVRLESGARVALSAVRPGDRVLAMGEDGNPTFSDVLIFLDREPDRPRAFRVIETQDPPHRLALTPAHLLFTANNHTEPAAHFRATFASQVKPGQYVLVAGVLGLQPARVAAVSTHVGLGAYAPLTRHGTLVVEDVVASCFAAVADHRLAQLAFWPLRLFHSLVWGSWTPGEGVHWYPQLLYRLGRLLLEEGSFHPLSMAGPGS from the exons ATGTCTCCCGCCCGGCTCCGGCCCCGACTGCGGTTCTGcctgctcctgctgctgctgctggtgccGGCGGCACGGGGCTGCGGGCCGGGCCGGGTGGTGGGCAGCCGCCGGCGGCCGCCTCGCAAACTCGTGCCGCTTGCCTACAAGCAGTTCAGCCCCAACGTGCCCGAGAAGACCCTGGGCGCCAGCGGGCGCTATGAAGGCAAGATCGCTCGCAGCTCGGAGCGCTTCAAGGAGCTCACCCCCAACTACAATCCCGACATCATCTTCAAGGACGAGGAGAACACGGGCGCCGATCGCCTCATGACCCAG CGCTGCAAGGACCGCCTGAACTCGCTGGCCATCTCGGTAATGAACCAGTGGCCCGGCGTGAAGCTGCGCGTGACTGAGGGCTGGGATGAGGACGGCCACCACTCAGAGGAGTCGCTGCATTATGAGGGCCGCGCAGTGGACATCACCACGTCTGACCGTGACCGCAATAAGTACGGACTGCTGGCGCGCTTGGCCGTGGAGGCCGGTTTCGACTGGGTGTATTACGAATCCAAGGCCCACGTGCACTGCTCCGTCAAGTCTG AGCACTCAGCTGCAGCCAAGACAGGTGGCTGCTTTCCTGCTGGAGCCCAGGTGCGCCTGGAGAGTGGGGCACGTGTAGCTTTGTCAGCCGTGAGGCCCGGAGACCGGGTGCTGGCCATGGGGGAGGATGGAAACCCCACCTTCAGTGATGTGCTCATTTTCCTGGACCGCGAGCCAGACCGACCAAGGGCCTTCCGGGTCATCGAGACCCAGGACCCCCCACATCGCCTGGCACTCACGCCCGCCCACCTGCTCTTCACCGCCAACAATCACACAGAACCAGCGGCCCACTTCCGGGCCACCTTCGCCAGCCAAGTGAAGCCAGGCCAGTATGTGCTAGTGGCTGGGGTGCTGGGCCTGCAGCCTGCCCGAGTGGCAGCTGTCTCCACGCATGTGGGCCTAGGGGCCTATGCCCCACTCACGCGGCATGGGACGCTGGTGGTGGAAGATGTGGTGGCCTCATGCTTTGCGGCCGTGGCTGACCACCGCCTGGCTCAGCTGGCCTTCTGGCCCCTGCGACTGTTTCACAGCTTGGTGTGGGGCAGCTGGACCCCGGGTGAAGGTGTGCACTGGTACCCCCAGCTGCTCTACCGCCTGGGGCGTCTCTTGTTGGAAGAGGGCAGCTTCCACCCACTGAGCATGGCTGGGCCAGGAAGCTGA